TTTTTTAATCATCATACAAAATCATGCTGAACGTGATTTCACAGCCTCTTCAAGCTGAGTTAAAATCGGATTTAACACGGCTTGCTTACGCTTAAAGCTGGCTTTATTCACAATCAGGCGTGAAGAAACTTTGCAAATTTCTTCTAATGGCTCTAAACCATTGGCACGTAAAGTATTACCTGTATCGACCACATCGACAATGTAATCACCTAACCCAACCAAAGGGGCAAGCTCCATTGAACCATAAAGCTTAATCACATCCACTTGCTCGCCTAAGCTTGCATAGTATTGGCGCGTTAGATTCACGTACTTGGTTGCAATTTTTAAACGACCTTTCGGACGCTCCATTCCAACTTTACCCGCTGTCATCAACTTACAATTGGCAATTTTTAGGTCAAGCAATTCATAAACATGTTGTGCGCCATGTTCCATCAACACATCTTTACCTGCCACACCAAAATCTGCTGCACCATTTTCGACGTAAGTCGGCACATCAGAAGCACGTAAAATCAAGATACGTACTTTCTTATGTGTGGTCGGAAAAATTAATTTACGTGATTTATCAGGATCTTCCAGTAGGTTGATACCTGCATTTTCAAGTAAGGGTAATGTTTCCTTTAAGATACGACCTTTACTGAGTGCTAAAGTTAAACCATGATCAAAATTGCCCATTACGTCAAAATTTGGATCATCGTTTCTTAAGTCATTCATCCTTTTACTCGCTTAATCTGAGCACCTAAACTTTGCAATTTTTCTTCAATCTGTTCATAGCCACGGTCAATATGGTAGATACGATCAACCAGAGTTTCACCTTCTGCTACTAATGCCGCGAGAACCAATGAGAATGATGCACGTAAATCAGTGGCCATCACAGGTGCTGCCTGAAGCTTTTCAACGCCAGTTACGACCGCATCATGACCTTCCACTTGAATATTTGCACCCATACGTGAAAGTTCTGGGACATGCATAAAACGATTTTCAAAGATTGTTTCTGAAATTGTTGCAAAACCACGACCAATCGCATTGACTGCCATGATTTGCGCTTGCATATCAGTTGGAAATTCAGGATGTGGCAATGTTCTAAAGCTCACTGCTTTTGGACGCTTACCTTGCATATCCAATTCAATCCAGTCATCCCCACGGGTCACTTCTGCACCCATTTCTTCAAACTTATCCAAGACTGCTTCTAGCAATGCTGGGTCCGTATGCGTGGTCTTCACTCGTCCACCAGTAATAGCAGCGGCAGCTAAATATGAACCTGTTTCAATACGATCGGCAACCACCGCATATTCACAGCCATGTAAGCTTTCAACACCAGTAACAACCAGAGTATCCGTATCAATCCCTTCAATCTTGGCACCCATTTTAATCAACATTTGCGCAAGATCGGTGATCTCTGGTTCACGTGCTGCATTACGAATCGTGGTTACACCATCCGCTAGTGCCGCAGCCATCAGGATGTTTTCAGTACCGCCAACAGTGACCATATCAAAAACAACTTCGCCACCCTTTAAACGACCATCTACTGAAGCATGCACATAACCATTTTCAACTTCAATCTGTGCACCCAAAGCTTCTAAAGCTTTTAAGTGTTGATCCACTGGACGTGAACCAATCGCACAACCACCAGGTAATGATACTTTGGCATTACCATAACGTGCCAATAATGGACCAAGCACTAAAATAGATGCGCGCATGGTCTTCACCAGTTCATAAGGCGCAAACTGATTATCTAAGGTAGAAACATCAGCACAAACCGTTTCACCTTCATAACTTATCGTCACACCAAGACCAGCAATCAATTTCACTAATGTGTTTACATCTTTTAGATTTGGAACATTGGTCAGCGTAATCGGAGAGTCAGCCAAAATCATTGCTGCAAGTAAAGGTAGAGCTGCATTTTTTGCACCAGAAATGCGTACTTCACCCTCGAGCTTAACACCGCCCGTAATTAAAAACTTATCCATTAATATTTAAGCTCCGAAAAGGCTTGCTTTACGCCATTCGTCTTTTGTCATTGCACGAATGGTAACAGCGTGAACTGCGCCACTCGCGATATAAGAATTTAGAGGTGCATAAACCGCTTGTTGACGAGCAACGGTACGTTTACCTTCAAACTGATCATCAACAATGCGAAGGTCAAATTTCCCAGCTTGTCCGCTCACTGCTACTTCTGCTTCAGGGAAAGCTTCTTTTAAAATTTGCGTGAGCTGCTCACTATTCATTTCAAGACCTCTTATACAACCATTGGTGTAAAACGAGCTATTTTACTATAACTCTTTCACATAATTCAGTAAGCAGTTTCTTTTTTATCAATAAAAAGAGGCTCGATTAAAAGCCTCTTTAAAAATGAAAAATTAACTCAAAAGTGCCAGTTCATGCTGATAAGAACATTGAATTTTTCGATGTTTTGCAAGCTGACGTTTTAATTTATCTGTCAATTTTCTAATCGAAGTATACATATCATCGGCTGTCGCCTGTGCAAACAGTTCTACCCCCGGCAAACGAATAATTGCTTCTGCAATATGGTTTGCACTTCCCTTGTGTGAACGTTTATCAATTTGATGATCTTTAGCCAGTTTGATTTGCATGCTATTGACCTGATCAAGATGCTTGGTCATTTGACTAAACTTTTCTTTTATATTTTCTTCAATAGCTGGTGTAATAGTTAAGTGGTGTCCACGAATCGTTATTTGCATAATTCTATCCCTCACCTTTTTTCTCAGGATACAAGATAATCGCTCAAGCAAATTTAATGCATATCAGTGGTTTAACATCCATTAAATCATTTCAGCGATTCCTCTAGTGACTATAAAAAAATTCATTATTCCGTAATAATGAACCAATAGAATAGTCACACCTTAAAATTTAGATCAAGACTTTTCTTTCAGATGATGAAGGAATATGTAACGATTCACGATATTTCGCCACAGTGCGTCGAGCCACCTCAATGCCTTCATTCTTCAGCATTTCTGCAATTGCATTATCTGACAAAGGCTTACGTGGATTTTCATTGGAAACCAGTTTCTTGATCATGGCGCGGATCGCAGTCGATGAAGCTTCACCACCGGTTGTCGTTCCAACATGACTTGAAAAGAAATATTTCAATTCAAACAAACCACGTGGCGTCAGCATATATTTATTGGTCGTTACTCGTGAGACAGTCGACTCGTGTAACTCAACTTCTTCTGCTACATCACGAAGCACCAAAGGCTTCATCGCTTCAGGTCCCTGCTCTAAAAAAGCACGCTGATGCTCAACAATACAGGTTGCCACTTTTAACAATGTTTTATGGCGTTCATCAATACTCTTGATAAAGTTCTTTGCTTCCAGCATTTGATTGCGCAAATACACGTTATCATCGCTTTGATCTGCACGACGGATCATTCCAGAATAAAACGAATTAATCCGCAATTTAGGCAGAATATCTGGATTGAGTTGAACCTGCCAATGCAAGTCTTTCTTTGAAACAACAACATCAGGAACCTGATACTCAGAATCTTGCTGATTAAACTCTAGACCAGGATATGGCTTTAATGTTTTAAGTAAATCAACTGCACTTTTCAATTGCTCTTTAGATAAACCCGTTTGTTTTAATAACTTATTCAGGTCATTTGAAATCAATAACTCATAATATTTCAATAAATTCTTAGCTTCTGCCAAATAAGGAACTTTCTCATGCACTGTTTCAAGTTGAATTTTCAGGCATTCAGCTAAGCTTCTTGATCCAACACCAATCGGATCTAAACGTTGAATATGCTTTAAAACGACAATAATTTCATCTTCTTCAACCTCTTCGTCGCTCTCCATTTCTTGTAAGAGCCGAGACACAGCCAGCAGAATATCCTCTAATTCTGCATCCAAAAATCCTTTATCATCCAAGGAATCGACAATGCAATATGCAATCAATTTATCAACTGTCGAAAAATGCAAGAGATTGACTTGATCTAGGATATGCTCTTTCAGACTCATTTGTGCTTGGCGATTGTCTTCTCTTTCTTCATATTCTGGTGAGGCCAAAGCAGTTGATTGATGAGTATAAATATCATCCCATTCAGTATCTACGGGTAAATCATTCGGAAGATGATCGGCATTAAGTTCTGTCGTTAAGTCCCCAGTTTCTTTTGTTTCTAGTGAGGAAAGACTTTCTGTTGTGCCCATGTCTTCTATTTTTTCTAGCAATGGGTTACTGTCTAATTGGATTTGAATTTCTTGTTCAAGTTCCAAACTTGAAAGCTGTAAAAGACGTATGGCCTGTTGCAATTGAGGAGTCAACGATAAACTGTTCGCAACTTTCAATCCAACAGATAATTTCATAGTCTTTCCTTTTATTTAAATAAGCAAAAAACATGCCTATAAAATTATTTATAACATAAAGCAATGTTTACGCATACAAGGAAAAAGCCTTTCATCTGACTTATCTGTTCAAAAAACTAGCAAAAGTACAAATATTTATTGTAATGGAGCGCTTAGCCCTCATTTAGCAAACATGCGAACAACATAGAATTATTTTAGATTTTGCTGCTTAAGGCATTCGATCATTTCATC
The DNA window shown above is from Acinetobacter colistiniresistens and carries:
- the murA gene encoding UDP-N-acetylglucosamine 1-carboxyvinyltransferase — protein: MDKFLITGGVKLEGEVRISGAKNAALPLLAAMILADSPITLTNVPNLKDVNTLVKLIAGLGVTISYEGETVCADVSTLDNQFAPYELVKTMRASILVLGPLLARYGNAKVSLPGGCAIGSRPVDQHLKALEALGAQIEVENGYVHASVDGRLKGGEVVFDMVTVGGTENILMAAALADGVTTIRNAAREPEITDLAQMLIKMGAKIEGIDTDTLVVTGVESLHGCEYAVVADRIETGSYLAAAAITGGRVKTTHTDPALLEAVLDKFEEMGAEVTRGDDWIELDMQGKRPKAVSFRTLPHPEFPTDMQAQIMAVNAIGRGFATISETIFENRFMHVPELSRMGANIQVEGHDAVVTGVEKLQAAPVMATDLRASFSLVLAALVAEGETLVDRIYHIDRGYEQIEEKLQSLGAQIKRVKG
- a CDS encoding RNA polymerase factor sigma-54; this translates as MKLSVGLKVANSLSLTPQLQQAIRLLQLSSLELEQEIQIQLDSNPLLEKIEDMGTTESLSSLETKETGDLTTELNADHLPNDLPVDTEWDDIYTHQSTALASPEYEEREDNRQAQMSLKEHILDQVNLLHFSTVDKLIAYCIVDSLDDKGFLDAELEDILLAVSRLLQEMESDEEVEEDEIIVVLKHIQRLDPIGVGSRSLAECLKIQLETVHEKVPYLAEAKNLLKYYELLISNDLNKLLKQTGLSKEQLKSAVDLLKTLKPYPGLEFNQQDSEYQVPDVVVSKKDLHWQVQLNPDILPKLRINSFYSGMIRRADQSDDNVYLRNQMLEAKNFIKSIDERHKTLLKVATCIVEHQRAFLEQGPEAMKPLVLRDVAEEVELHESTVSRVTTNKYMLTPRGLFELKYFFSSHVGTTTGGEASSTAIRAMIKKLVSNENPRKPLSDNAIAEMLKNEGIEVARRTVAKYRESLHIPSSSERKVLI
- the hpf gene encoding ribosome hibernation-promoting factor, HPF/YfiA family, with amino-acid sequence MQITIRGHHLTITPAIEENIKEKFSQMTKHLDQVNSMQIKLAKDHQIDKRSHKGSANHIAEAIIRLPGVELFAQATADDMYTSIRKLTDKLKRQLAKHRKIQCSYQHELALLS
- the hisG gene encoding ATP phosphoribosyltransferase, encoding MNDLRNDDPNFDVMGNFDHGLTLALSKGRILKETLPLLENAGINLLEDPDKSRKLIFPTTHKKVRILILRASDVPTYVENGAADFGVAGKDVLMEHGAQHVYELLDLKIANCKLMTAGKVGMERPKGRLKIATKYVNLTRQYYASLGEQVDVIKLYGSMELAPLVGLGDYIVDVVDTGNTLRANGLEPLEEICKVSSRLIVNKASFKRKQAVLNPILTQLEEAVKSRSA
- the ibaG gene encoding BolA family iron metabolism protein IbaG; the encoded protein is MNSEQLTQILKEAFPEAEVAVSGQAGKFDLRIVDDQFEGKRTVARQQAVYAPLNSYIASGAVHAVTIRAMTKDEWRKASLFGA